One region of Anaeromyxobacter paludicola genomic DNA includes:
- a CDS encoding PilZ domain-containing protein: MDLQERSEGVEGLPLGGGPEAEAAPLGPAANDSPSAAPRIRTYEELDGAEGRGVFFRPQRFTAADLAPLRGTVTLALGGRQRVCPVRDVSQSGVAFPWPEGEPVHPGQRVRLSLRFDAHEAFRGEGQVGSVREQDGAQVAGVSFQNFLLDVDELLELRVVRSWSGRAAGGPTPGAPAWRLAGGERFKSLVSELRLHLEDAEEELGRLERELPWHVLHGPEHPARVALVSRLRAGFAAEVVRMTEEIDAALRELPEGHASLAAKEWSLRQVHGFLMQAPCCHRARHKPFGYPGDYEVMNFIYEKNFEGATLFARAVGLAFTSSRAAQAVRFRKDLVKRQLAALLANRGRASPPVRVLSIAAGPAQELFELLEETPELPVPLEVVLFEQDKNALAHAWRRLQARVEARAPGEVRLTFLHDSIKRLLRDGALFEPFGKFDLVYSCGLYDYLAPRTAVVLTRRLAECTAEGGQLLVANMVDHPTRWLMEHHLDWPLIYRTREELLALGRRAVPGARVRLLEEESGANPFFEVVRA, from the coding sequence ATGGATCTCCAGGAGCGGAGCGAAGGCGTGGAGGGGCTGCCGCTCGGCGGCGGCCCGGAGGCGGAGGCGGCGCCGCTCGGCCCGGCCGCGAACGACTCGCCCTCGGCGGCGCCGCGGATCCGCACCTACGAGGAGCTCGACGGCGCCGAGGGGCGCGGCGTCTTCTTCCGCCCGCAGCGCTTCACCGCCGCCGACCTCGCCCCGCTGCGCGGGACGGTGACGCTCGCGCTCGGCGGCCGCCAGCGGGTCTGCCCCGTCCGCGACGTGTCGCAGAGCGGCGTGGCCTTCCCCTGGCCCGAGGGGGAGCCGGTCCACCCCGGCCAGCGGGTGCGGCTCTCGCTCCGCTTCGACGCGCACGAGGCCTTCCGCGGCGAGGGGCAGGTGGGCTCGGTCCGCGAGCAGGACGGCGCGCAGGTGGCCGGGGTCTCCTTCCAGAACTTCCTCCTCGACGTGGACGAGCTCCTCGAGCTGCGGGTGGTGCGGAGCTGGTCCGGCCGCGCCGCCGGCGGCCCCACGCCCGGGGCGCCGGCCTGGCGGCTCGCGGGCGGCGAGCGGTTCAAGTCGCTCGTCTCCGAGCTGCGCCTCCACCTCGAGGACGCCGAGGAGGAGCTCGGGCGGCTCGAGCGCGAGCTCCCCTGGCACGTGCTGCACGGCCCCGAGCACCCGGCCCGCGTGGCGCTGGTGTCGCGGCTGCGCGCCGGCTTCGCCGCCGAGGTGGTCCGGATGACCGAGGAGATCGACGCCGCGCTGCGCGAGCTGCCGGAGGGGCACGCCAGCCTGGCCGCCAAGGAGTGGTCGCTGCGGCAGGTGCACGGGTTCCTCATGCAGGCGCCCTGCTGCCACCGCGCCCGCCACAAGCCCTTCGGCTACCCGGGCGACTACGAGGTGATGAACTTCATCTACGAGAAGAACTTCGAGGGGGCGACGCTCTTCGCGCGCGCCGTCGGCCTCGCCTTCACGAGCAGCCGGGCCGCCCAGGCGGTGCGCTTCCGCAAGGACCTCGTGAAGCGGCAGCTCGCGGCGCTGCTCGCCAACCGCGGCCGGGCCTCCCCGCCGGTGCGCGTCCTCTCCATCGCCGCCGGGCCGGCGCAGGAGCTCTTCGAGCTCCTCGAGGAGACCCCGGAGCTGCCGGTGCCGCTCGAGGTGGTGCTCTTCGAGCAGGACAAGAACGCGCTCGCCCACGCCTGGCGCCGGCTGCAGGCGCGGGTGGAGGCCCGCGCGCCGGGCGAGGTGCGGCTCACCTTCCTGCACGACTCGATCAAGCGGCTCCTGCGCGACGGCGCGCTGTTCGAGCCGTTCGGGAAGTTCGACCTCGTCTACTCCTGCGGGCTCTACGACTACCTCGCCCCGCGCACCGCGGTGGTGCTGACGCGGCGCCTCGCCGAGTGCACCGCCGAGGGCGGGCAGCTCCTCGTCGCCAACATGGTGGACCACCCGACCCGCTGGCTCATGGAGCACCACCTCGACTGGCCGCTCATCTACCGCACCCGCGAGGAGCTGCTCGCGCTCGGGCGGCGCGCGGTGCCGGGGGCGCGAGTCCGGCTGCTCGAGGAGGAGAGCGGGGCCAACCCGTTCTTCGAGGTGGTGCGGGCCTAG
- a CDS encoding sensor histidine kinase, with protein MDERSVAVLVERFGVGTSRSRGVLVVDDEPFNVQVLRVLLEDRWVVHAAASGEEALRISERVPLDVVVTDQRMPGMTGVELLERLRERGHDAAGVVITGFADMQALERAINRARAFRFLRKPWEPADVLQAVEQAADQVAQRRTISKLVELLARRSDELQASLDRLGEQQRMLLDLERLGTIGQLTAGVTHDLKNVIVGLRAAEWEMSQTTVSPELRETLTACLAGVDDLSRTLSSLHGYARGGLGVQLAPLDPGQVVSDALAIARMDRLYRLRDVVSEVAPGLPPVRADRQKLTQVLVNLVRNALQATQGRAQVRVLAQRRDGGVELAVEDQGPGVAPELRERLFQPFASSKGQEGLGLGLYMARLIVESHQGRIGVSERPGGGARFEVSLPVVTEA; from the coding sequence GTGGACGAACGGAGCGTCGCGGTCCTCGTAGAGCGGTTCGGTGTGGGGACCTCGCGCTCCCGCGGGGTCCTGGTCGTGGACGACGAGCCGTTCAACGTCCAAGTCCTGAGGGTCCTGCTCGAGGACCGCTGGGTCGTGCACGCCGCCGCGTCCGGCGAGGAGGCGCTGCGGATCTCGGAGCGGGTCCCGCTCGACGTCGTGGTCACCGACCAGCGGATGCCCGGCATGACCGGGGTGGAGCTCCTCGAGCGGCTCCGCGAGCGCGGCCACGACGCCGCCGGCGTGGTCATCACCGGCTTCGCCGACATGCAGGCCCTCGAGCGCGCCATCAACCGCGCCCGGGCCTTCCGGTTCCTGCGCAAGCCCTGGGAGCCGGCCGACGTGCTCCAGGCGGTGGAGCAGGCCGCCGACCAGGTGGCGCAGCGGCGGACCATCTCCAAGCTGGTGGAGCTGCTGGCGCGGCGCAGCGACGAGCTGCAGGCCTCGCTCGACCGGCTCGGCGAGCAGCAGCGGATGCTGCTCGACCTGGAGCGGCTCGGCACCATCGGCCAGCTCACCGCCGGCGTCACCCACGACCTCAAGAACGTCATCGTGGGGCTGCGGGCGGCGGAGTGGGAGATGTCCCAGACCACCGTCTCCCCCGAGCTGCGCGAGACGCTCACCGCCTGCCTGGCCGGAGTGGACGACCTGTCGCGCACCCTCTCGTCGCTCCACGGCTACGCCCGCGGCGGGCTCGGCGTGCAGCTCGCCCCGCTCGACCCCGGCCAGGTGGTGAGCGACGCGCTCGCCATCGCCCGCATGGACCGGCTCTACCGGCTGCGCGACGTCGTGTCCGAGGTGGCGCCGGGGCTCCCGCCGGTGCGGGCCGACCGGCAGAAGCTGACGCAGGTGCTCGTGAACCTCGTCCGCAACGCCCTGCAGGCCACCCAGGGCCGGGCCCAGGTCCGCGTGCTCGCCCAGCGCCGCGACGGCGGGGTCGAGCTCGCGGTCGAGGACCAGGGGCCGGGGGTCGCGCCCGAGCTGCGGGAGCGGCTCTTCCAGCCCTTCGCCTCCAGCAAGGGGCAGGAGGGGCTCGGGCTCGGCCTCTACATGGCGCGGCTCATCGTCGAGTCGCACCAGGGCCGCATCGGCGTGTCCGAGCGGCCGGGCGGCGGGGCGCGCTTCGAGGTGTCGTTGCCGGTGGTGACCGAGGCCTGA
- a CDS encoding NAD(P)(+) transhydrogenase (Re/Si-specific) subunit beta encodes MTTRELLIQATYLVASVLFILGLRSLTAPATARRGMQQAAVGMLLAIVGTLLHEQIVDFRFILLGLALGSAIGYPLGMFVPMTAMPQRIAISHMFGALAATLVGISEFYNAGNGGAVGHARMAALGFEVLFGALTVTGSFIAFGKLQELLPGRPLTFKGQNAANGVLFLVTVALFVWLVVEPATPWAFYLMAALAFAVGVSLVVPIGGADMPVVLSLLNSYAGLASSATGFAIGNNVLIIAGALDGASGFILSIAMSKAMNRSFGNVLFGAFGAPVESAKKLAEGLTVHAVTAEDAAIQLAYARKVIVVPGYGMAVAQAQHQVRELADLVEKNGGEVLYAIHPVAGRMPGHMNVLLAEADVPYDKLKDMEEVNHEFQNADVALVIGANDVVNPAAKHDKGSPIYGMPILAVQDAKSIIVMKRSMSPGFAGIENELFYDPKTSMLFGDAKASLARLVTEIKQQA; translated from the coding sequence GTGACCACCCGCGAGCTCCTCATCCAGGCGACCTACCTCGTCGCCTCGGTCCTGTTCATCCTCGGCCTGCGCTCGCTCACCGCGCCCGCCACCGCCCGCCGCGGCATGCAGCAGGCGGCGGTGGGCATGCTGCTCGCCATCGTCGGCACGCTGCTCCACGAGCAGATCGTGGACTTCCGGTTCATCCTGCTCGGGCTCGCGCTCGGCTCGGCCATCGGCTACCCGCTCGGCATGTTCGTGCCGATGACCGCCATGCCGCAGCGGATCGCCATCAGCCACATGTTCGGCGCGCTCGCGGCGACGCTGGTCGGCATCTCGGAGTTCTACAACGCCGGGAACGGCGGCGCGGTCGGCCACGCCCGCATGGCCGCGCTCGGGTTCGAGGTGCTCTTCGGCGCGCTCACCGTGACCGGCAGCTTCATCGCCTTCGGCAAGCTGCAGGAGCTCCTCCCGGGCCGCCCGCTCACCTTCAAGGGCCAGAACGCGGCCAACGGGGTGCTGTTCCTCGTCACCGTGGCGCTCTTCGTCTGGCTGGTGGTCGAGCCGGCCACCCCGTGGGCCTTCTACCTCATGGCGGCGCTCGCCTTCGCGGTCGGCGTGTCGCTCGTCGTGCCCATCGGCGGCGCCGACATGCCGGTGGTGCTGTCGCTCCTCAACAGCTACGCCGGCCTCGCCTCGAGCGCGACCGGCTTCGCCATCGGCAACAACGTCCTCATCATCGCCGGCGCGCTCGACGGCGCCTCCGGCTTCATCCTCTCCATCGCCATGTCGAAGGCGATGAACCGCTCCTTCGGGAACGTGCTCTTCGGCGCCTTCGGCGCGCCGGTCGAGTCCGCGAAGAAGCTGGCCGAGGGGCTCACGGTGCACGCGGTCACCGCGGAGGACGCCGCCATCCAGCTCGCCTACGCCCGCAAGGTCATCGTCGTGCCGGGGTACGGGATGGCGGTGGCGCAGGCGCAGCACCAGGTCCGCGAGCTGGCCGACCTCGTCGAGAAGAACGGGGGCGAGGTGCTCTACGCCATCCACCCGGTGGCCGGCCGCATGCCGGGCCACATGAACGTGCTCCTCGCCGAGGCCGACGTCCCCTACGACAAGCTCAAGGACATGGAGGAGGTCAACCACGAGTTCCAGAACGCCGACGTGGCCCTGGTCATCGGCGCCAACGACGTGGTGAACCCGGCCGCCAAGCACGACAAGGGGAGCCCCATCTACGGGATGCCCATCCTCGCGGTGCAGGACGCGAAGAGCATCATCGTGATGAAGCGCTCGATGAGCCCGGGGTTCGCCGGCATCGAGAACGAGCTGTTCTACGACCCGAAGACCTCGATGCTCTTCGGCGACGCGAAGGCCTCGCTCGCCCGGCTCGTGACCGAGATCAAGCAGCAAGCCTGA
- a CDS encoding NAD(P) transhydrogenase subunit alpha gives MTILSLYVFVLAGFVGYQVITRVPTLLHTPLMSATNAISGISLVGSIVAAGARESTVATVLGTVAVTCATINVVGGFLITDRMLKMFHTREKPKAEERK, from the coding sequence GTGACCATTCTCTCGCTCTACGTCTTCGTGCTGGCCGGGTTCGTCGGCTACCAGGTCATCACCCGGGTGCCGACGCTGCTCCACACCCCGCTCATGAGCGCCACCAACGCCATCAGCGGCATCTCGCTCGTCGGCTCCATCGTCGCCGCCGGCGCGCGCGAGAGCACGGTCGCCACGGTCCTCGGCACCGTCGCCGTCACCTGCGCCACCATCAACGTGGTGGGCGGGTTCCTCATCACCGACCGCATGCTCAAGATGTTCCACACCCGCGAGAAGCCGAAGGCGGAGGAGCGGAAGTGA
- a CDS encoding Re/Si-specific NAD(P)(+) transhydrogenase subunit alpha, whose product MRIAVVRETAPGERRVAVVPEVVTRLARLKLEVAVERGAGLSAGFPDEAYAAAGAMLAAGPAEALAGAALWLKVQPPRPEEAEPLAEGATLVSFLPAAARPGLLPVLSRRRASALAMELVPRITRAQSMDALSSQATLAGYKAVLLGASAMGKILPMLTTAAGTLAPAKAFILGAGVAGLQAIATARRLGAVVSAFDVRPAVKEQVQSLGATFVAAAQVQAEGQGGYARELAEEQQRLVLEAVGKHVVDQDLVITTAQVPGRPAPRLLTRDMVRAMRPGAVIVDLAAESGGNCELTRAGETVQEAGVTVLGPLNLPATLPLHASQMYARNLLALAQHLVRDGALALDVADEITGAMAVVHQGEVRKP is encoded by the coding sequence ATGCGCATCGCGGTGGTCCGGGAGACGGCGCCGGGGGAACGGCGTGTGGCGGTGGTGCCGGAGGTGGTGACCCGCCTCGCCCGGCTGAAGCTCGAGGTCGCGGTGGAGCGCGGGGCGGGGCTCTCCGCCGGCTTCCCCGACGAGGCCTACGCGGCGGCGGGGGCGATGCTGGCCGCCGGCCCGGCCGAGGCGCTCGCCGGCGCCGCGCTCTGGCTCAAGGTCCAGCCGCCCCGGCCGGAGGAGGCCGAGCCGCTCGCCGAGGGCGCCACGCTCGTCTCGTTCCTGCCCGCGGCGGCGCGGCCGGGGCTGCTGCCCGTCCTCTCGCGCCGTCGGGCCAGCGCCCTCGCCATGGAGCTCGTCCCCCGGATCACGCGGGCCCAGTCGATGGACGCGCTCTCCTCCCAGGCCACGCTCGCGGGCTACAAGGCGGTGCTCCTCGGCGCCTCCGCCATGGGCAAGATCCTGCCCATGCTCACCACCGCGGCCGGGACGCTCGCGCCGGCGAAGGCGTTCATCCTCGGCGCCGGGGTGGCCGGGCTCCAGGCCATCGCCACGGCGCGGCGGCTCGGCGCGGTGGTCTCGGCCTTCGACGTGCGCCCGGCGGTGAAGGAGCAGGTCCAGTCGCTCGGGGCCACCTTCGTCGCGGCGGCGCAGGTCCAGGCGGAGGGGCAGGGCGGCTACGCCAGGGAGCTCGCCGAGGAGCAGCAGCGGCTGGTGCTCGAGGCGGTGGGCAAGCACGTCGTCGACCAGGACCTCGTCATCACCACCGCCCAGGTCCCGGGCCGGCCGGCGCCGCGCCTCCTCACCCGCGACATGGTCCGGGCGATGCGGCCCGGCGCGGTGATCGTGGATCTCGCCGCGGAGAGCGGCGGCAACTGCGAGCTCACCCGGGCGGGCGAGACGGTGCAGGAGGCGGGGGTGACGGTGCTCGGGCCGCTCAACCTGCCCGCGACGCTGCCGCTCCACGCGAGCCAGATGTACGCCCGCAACCTGCTCGCGCTCGCGCAGCACCTCGTGAGGGACGGCGCGCTGGCCCTCGACGTCGCCGACGAGATCACCGGGGCCATGGCGGTGGTGCACCAGGGGGAGGTGAGGAAGCCGTGA